The DNA window GATATGTGTATCATTACATTAGGTGAGAAGAAATGTCAAAATATCCAAGGCTATGTGGGCTCTTACataaagttcttttttctgGGATAGGGATTTGGACTCTTTCCTttatgagagaagagagaggggatgaATATGTATGATGAGAATAAACTTTATTTGCCAAACACACATACCAACTGATTATTCCCACCTTGACCGCCCCATGGACCCGCTGTGTGATGCTCTCCATCATGGTCATTATAAGAAAATCCGAGTGAGTTTACCACAATATCACTGCAAATTGTCACACTTTCCAAACGGTGGGGAAACACCTTGATGTCGTGAGCTTTCCCTCCATTTCCACCACATGGACCAATCTTGGCAAGCCCAAACTGAGTGcaaccaaaccaaaataaataaataaatcataaataagaaacaataaatataacaCAACAAGCTCAAGTAAAAAAACCATCACCTTGTCCTTTTCTTTCACTGTATGCAGCTTAGGGTTCACATAGATGCCAATTGCATCAACATACCACCCTGCACGTCCAAAGAATCCAACAATGCAGCCATTGCTCTGCACTGGCATGTGGAAAGGAGTTCCCTCTATTTTTCCATATGGTCCGTAGCTGTGAGCATTTGTAACAAATGTAAGGGATGTCATGACATTGAGAGCTGTACGAAATCGACCAAATGTGCCAGAGACCTCCAAAAGAAACTCCGAAGGGGCAAGTTGAATCTGCGTTTATCAAGATCAGTCATTTGTTCAAGTATATATGAATGGGAAAAcaatataaatgaaataaactTTGCTTGATGTACATCATACTCACCATATCAACATTACCACTACCATATCCTCCCCATGGGCCTGCAACATGTTTCTGCCCATTATGGTCGCTATATGTAAATTCAAATGAATGTATCACAGAAATGTCACTACAAACTTTGATGCTTTCTAGACGGTGAGGTGCCACATGAATGTCATAAACCCTCCCTCTATTTCCACCCCATGGTCCAATCTTCGCAAGCCCGACCTAAGTACATATAATCAAACAATAATTGAAATAAAGTAGATGAAAAAAAGGAATCAAGAGATTGAGGGAAAACAATTACATTTTCttctttgaatatttttagatCAGGGATCTCTTCCATTCCATCCCAATACATCAATCTTTCAAAATGTCTGCTCAAGTCAAGTGTTGGGCAGTTGAGATTCAAGTTGATTGCATTCCTTAGTGCAGCCTCTGCAGTTTGCACCTCCCAAAGCCTAGCACAACGACAGTCAATCCCAAAATGTACAGCCTTAAGGGAGGTTAGATTCTCGAAGCCCATGTCAAAACCActgtgaaaattttttgtcGCCTTCAGCTGAAAACGAAAGGAAAGCAATTGAAGCCTTTGCATGGCCCCATATCCAAAAACTAGCACCATAGCAGGACTTGTAAAGTTGAAGTTTGCTAGATATTGGAATGCTATTGACTGATCATTAGCTCCACTATGACCAACTGTCACCAATCTTTCCTCTAGAGCATCTGTCACTTGCAAATCTAGAGAATAAAGGGCAGGTAAATCCCCAAGAACTTCAAGATCTTCTTGCCGCAATGTCCTTACAATAATCGATAAGTATGAGAGTTTCCTGAGTGATGAATTGATCCACTTTGGTAGGGTAGAGAGTGGGCTAACCTCTGCCCACACAGACCATGGGCTGAGGTTGAATATATCTTCACTTTTTCGACGAATAGAAACAGTAGATTTCTTGAGTTCTTGAAGCGCCCAATCTACATCCAACATGAAATCCACAGATATACCCAGAGCAAAAATATTGAGAGTTTCAAGTTTCTCCATATAACCTAAATAATCAagaaatgatttttctttGCTCTTCTCACATGTACTTGGTGAAACTTCTAGAACCCTTAGTTTGTGTAGATTGTTTAGCTCTTTCATGAGACTTGGATACAGGCTAATATCAATCTCTGACAGATGATCCAGAGATTCAATATTCCCAATCCCATTTGGCAGCTTTGTCTTTCTGTCAACCATAAGGCACATGAGTTGTGTAAGATTAACTACAGTTGATGGCACTTCTTTTATTCTCGTCTGTTTTATATCCAATGTTTGCAAAAATCTTAGGTTGCCAATTTCTTTGGGAAGCTTATTAAAATGTGTACCACGCAACCTTAGATATCTCAGGTGAACTAAATTACCTATATCATCATTAATACCATGACTGCTGCAATCTCCTAAATCCAAGACACGTAAAACTCTAAAGCCCGAAAGTGACATCTTCAAATCAATACCTTGCCAGGATATTGCAATAAGTGACCTCACATGGGAAAAACTCTCAGTTGCATGAGGTATTCTAAAATCATCCTTGCTATTTTTTAGGGATAGACGGTAGATCTTTTTCGGTAGATGAGACAACGAACATTGGCCATTTGAAATTGATAcaaatttttcttcttttgataAGTAGGTGACAAATTCCAGTATGGTATCATGCACATGACAAGCTTGTGCCTTACCATGCACATCAACACATATTGGTTGGATCAAATTTCTGTTAATGAGTTCATCGAAGTACCTCTCTCCTTGTTCATATAGACTTCTATCTTGTCTTGGCTGGATGAAACCTTCAGCTATCCATATCCATATCAAGTTATCTCGCTCAATGCTATAATCCTCTGGAAATATACTTAGATACAAAAAACAAGTCTTTAGAGGGGAAGATAGATCACAGTAACTAAGAGATATTACCCAGCGCATGTCGTTCACATCTGTACTACTTTCAAGTCCTGTATGAAAAGAATTGCATACAGTCTCCCAATGATCCTCTCTTTGTGTCTGcctatttgcaaataaactaGCAATAGTAACTATTGCTAATGGTAAGCCAccacatattttcaaaattttctgaGATATGCCTCTAAGCTGAGGAGGACACCTTTCGTTATGGAATACTTTGcgatataataatttttctgAGTCAGCAACACAAAGAGGCTGTAGTTCATATATGTTACCATCAATATAATCATAATTGCAACAGAATTCAGCAACATCAATGTTGCGAGTAGTTGCGATTATTTTACCACCACGGTCATTGTCGATGAGGACACATTTTAAAAGTTTCCATGTTGGTTCATTCCatatatcatcaaaaataataaaatacctACAGTTGCAAAATATGTTAGTTGGAGATGGATTGCCATATAAGTACATGTGACCCCAATTTAAAGGTTTCTGACTTGTGGGTTCATACATGTTCTACATTAAGGTTTGTGACTTGTGAACTAAGCTTGTGAAATTTCATGGGCTCACATTTGGTAGAATTCTTATTGATGTCACTTAATTTGTAGAATTGATTGCTTCACATATAATTTAtcttcatttatttatattcatcACACCAAAGTTGTGTGGGTTCATACGATAGCAACATCTTAGG is part of the Oryza brachyantha chromosome 11, ObraRS2, whole genome shotgun sequence genome and encodes:
- the LOC102703734 gene encoding disease resistance protein RGA5-like, whose translation is METAAAAVVSASTGALNTLLPKLADLLLVAGGGGGQQRRLRSSRRAVKDGIEYLERELTSMRAALERLSEAPPEQLDGQVRLWARDVRDMSYDAEDAIDAYVALREASRPPTASCSCVGGLTRGRSHRRAIAAEIERIRKEVEEVSRRRARYEIDRVVVDAAATSAQQVDRRLPALYANAASLVGVDGSVEQVIKLLAMEGEDAPARRKLKLVAIVGPGGIGKTTLANLVYQKLHGQFECRAFVSVSLNPNIKAVLSSILCQVSHLNHENFSSWSEKEVIDKIRDVLQDNRYFIIFDDIWNEPTWKLLKCVLIDNDRGGKIIATTRNIDVAEFCCNYDYIDGNIYELQPLCVADSEKLLYRKVFHNERCPPQLRGISQKILKICGGLPLAIVTIASLFANRQTQREDHWETVCNSFHTGLESSTDVNDMRWVISLSYCDLSSPLKTCFLYLSIFPEDYSIERDNLIWIWIAEGFIQPRQDRSLYEQGERYFDELINRNLIQPICVDVHGKAQACHVHDTILEFVTYLSKEEKFVSISNGQCSLSHLPKKIYRLSLKNSKDDFRIPHATESFSHVRSLIAISWQGIDLKMSLSGFRVLRVLDLGDCSSHGINDDIGNLVHLRYLRLRGTHFNKLPKEIGNLRFLQTLDIKQTRIKEVPSTVVNLTQLMCLMVDRKTKLPNGIGNIESLDHLSEIDISLYPSLMKELNNLHKLRVLEVSPSTCEKSKEKSFLDYLGYMEKLETLNIFALGISVDFMLDVDWALQELKKSTVSIRRKSEDIFNLSPWSVWAEVSPLSTLPKWINSSLRKLSYLSIIVRTLRQEDLEVLGDLPALYSLDLQVTDALEERLVTVGHSGANDQSIAFQYLANFNFTSPAMVLVFGYGAMQRLQLLSFRFQLKATKNFHSGFDMGFENLTSLKAVHFGIDCRCARLWEVQTAEAALRNAINLNLNCPTLDLSRHFERLMYWDGMEEIPDLKIFKEENVGLAKIGPWGGNRGRVYDIHVAPHRLESIKVCSDISVIHSFEFTYSDHNGQKHVAGPWGGYGSGNVDMIQLAPSEFLLEVSGTFGRFRTALNVMTSLTFVTNAHSYGPYGKIEGTPFHMPVQSNGCIVGFFGRAGWYVDAIGIYVNPKLHTVKEKDKFGLAKIGPCGGNGGKAHDIKVFPHRLESVTICSDIVVNSLGFSYNDHDGEHHTAGPWGGQGGNNQLIQFDPEEFITSVCGTIGSYNTSFDVITSITLVTNIDCYGPFGQENGIPFHFPIQGNGSIVGFFGHADIYVDAIGVYVTPWIGTRTEEENEEIVKIGSFGRRGGRRCDIKVPPHRLESVTISSKIVINSLTFSYRSHDGQQHILGPWGSGNENNYTINLGPSEFLTKVLGTFGQFDEFPIVITSLTFFSNTGHQYGPFGQGGGTPFHAPISGNGSIVGFFGYQGDCVEAIGFYFRPS